TTGAAGAAAGATACTAGTGATATAAAATGATGACTTTCTAGAGGAAAGGGATTGGTTTGTTTCAGGACTTTCAATTTACCTGGTCACTACAAAGCATAGAATGACAGGATTCCTTTCAAGCTAATTGATACTATAAATGTAAGGGAGGGAGCGATATGGCGTGGGTAGAATCTATGCAGAAGGCAATTGATTATATGGAAGAGAATTTACTAGATGATATATCGATGGAGCGTGTGGCAAAAGAGGCTTGTACATCGGTGTTTCATTTTCAGCGTATGTTTACGATCTTAACGGATATGTCTGTTGGCGAGTATGTAAGGCGTCGACGTTTAACGCTGGCAGCACATGAAATATCCCGAGCTGATAGTAAAATTATTGATATCGCCTACAAATATGGCTACGACACTCCTGAGTCTTTTTCGAAGGCTTTTCGAAAGCAACATGGTATTACCCCAAGAGAAACACGAACCTTTACGGGAAAGATGCAATCTTATAATCGCCTGATCATTCAGGTGAATGTGAAAGGGGCAGAGCCAATGCAATATGAAATGGTAGAGAAAGATGCGTTTCAAATCGTGGGGACGAAGCGAGCGGTTTCTTGTGTCGGTGGTCAGAATCATATGGAAATTCCAAAAATGTGGGATGAAGTGAACGCAGAAGGAACGGACAATGAGTTGTTTCAGTTGAATGATGGGGAGGTAAAAGGTGTACTTGGTGTTTGTATTGATAAGAGTTATGAAAAGCCAAATTACATTGATTATTGGATTGCCACAGCACATGAAGGGGATGTGCCTGAAGGTTTTGTAGCACGTGAAATTCCTGCTTCGAAATGGGCTGTGTTTGAAGTTCATGGTCCGATGCCAGACGCTATGCAAAAGGTATGGAAGCAAATTATTTCGGAATGGTTTCCATCTAGTGGGTATCAATATGCAGGTACTCCTGATTTAGAAGTATATTTGGATGAAGACCCAGGAAGTCTTGACCTTTATTCTGAAATCTGGATACCAGTTAAATAGAAATGATATGACTAGAGTGCGGTGGAGTTTATTACTTCACTGCTTTCTTTATACTTATCTATTATACATCTCTGACGGAAGGGAGGGGTCCAAGCATGACGCTTGTATGTTCATTGGATTTTCTGTGGAGCATAACACTATTCCGAATTTCATATTATCCTTGCCATGTAGTGAAGTAGCTTAGTAATCTAAGCTACTTCTTTTTAAAAAAAGAGTTTTACTTATACATATATGAAATCTTCTTATGTTTAATAAGAGATAAAATATTTTGTTAATCTCATTAATATTCTATGTACTATAGTATGTGTCGCACAGTATATTAGTTATAGGAGTTGATAAGATGAGCGATACCAATGAACTAGTGAATAAACTAATGCAAGAAGTGCGTAGGGGAACGATTACGATTGGTGTACTAAGCCTTCTGAAAGAGCCTCAATATGGGTATTCACTCGTTACAATGTTGAAAGGTAAAGGAGTTGAGGTAGAACCAGGCACTCTTTATCCGTTGCTTCGAAGGTTAGAGAAGCAAGGGATTTTAGAAAGTGAATGGGATACCAATGAAAGTCGGCCGCGAAAATATTATTTCCTTAATACAAAAGGTGAGGAAGTGTATAACATGCTATGTGAAGAGTGGAAAAAAATCGTAACAAGCATGGATGGATTAATTGGATATGGAGGAGGTGATAGAAATGGAAATGGTTGAACGATATATATACGCAGTAACGCAACGATTGCCTGAAAACCAGAGAGAAGATATTGCTGAAGAATTACGTGGAATAATCGAGGATATGTTAGAGGCTCATTTTGGTTCTCAAAATTATACAGAAGAGCAAGTACATCACGTTCTTTTGGAACTTGGAAATCCTAATGAACTAGCCGAGCAATATAGAGGTTCCAAGCGCTACCTTATTGGTCCAGATCTATTTCCATCCTTTATCTTTATACTTAAAATCGTATCTCTCGCTATTATGACGGCAATGAGTATCGTTTTCGTAATCGAAACCATTATCGAACCTAGTGCTGTTATAGGGAACTTTATAAGCATGGTTACTTCCTTAATTAGTGCTGCTGCTCAAGCTTTTGCTTGGATTACAATCGGATTTGCGATAGCGGACTACAAAGGGATTGTTCCCGATGATTTGAAAAAGAACACTACAAGAGAGTGGACGCCAACAGACCTTCCGGAAATTCCTGACCGCAAAAAACAGATTAAACGAGCAGACGCAATCATCGGGATCATTTTCTCTGTTGTTGCTATAGTGTTTGTGACATTTTCCAACGAGTTAATTGGGGTTCCGATTTTTAGAAATGATGAGCTAATGGGAATCATCCCAGTTCTGAATGTAGAATCATTTAATAGTCTATTACCTTTTATTTATACCATCGTGGCCATAAGTATAGGGAAGGAATGTTTAAAGCTAATCTATGGGAAATGGACAAAACAACTAGCCCTTTTAACTATGATCATTAATGTTGTGACGTTAATTTTGGTTGCATTGTTGTTTACCGATCAAGTTGTTTGGAACCCTGGTTTCATGAGTGAATTTGTAGAACTTGGTGGTGTGAGCTCACAAGATGAACTGTATGCGCTGATTAAGCAAGTTTGGGAGCAAGCAACGTTTTGGACTGTCATAGGTTTTGTAGTTGTTACAATCATTGATACGGTTGTAGCTTTTTATAAGGCGTATCGAAAATAAACATGCAAAAACCAGTGAGTTTTTGGTCTCACTGGCGTTTACATATGCCATCTATACACTTTATCTGGCGCTTCTTCTTTGGTGGTATCAGACGATGTTGGGAAAGGTGGAAGTCCATCTATAAACTGAGCTGGAGGGGGAGAACCTTCCTTTACGATAAAGGGGGTGCCTTTTGAAACATAAGGATACAGCGTTTCGATATCTTCGTTAGACATCCTTATGCATCCAGCACTTTTATATTTTCCAATCGAATCAGGGTCATTAGTACCATGAATGGCATAGTTTTGTTCCAAAGCAAGTCCCCTTGTTCCAAATACTCCATTCCCTCCGTTTGGATTCGTGACACGTTCAGAAATCTCGCTTGTGATAAAAGGTAGGCCGTCCCCGCTTCCGACAAGATAAGAGGCAAGGATTGTACCA
The sequence above is drawn from the Pontibacillus yanchengensis genome and encodes:
- a CDS encoding PadR family transcriptional regulator, coding for MSDTNELVNKLMQEVRRGTITIGVLSLLKEPQYGYSLVTMLKGKGVEVEPGTLYPLLRRLEKQGILESEWDTNESRPRKYYFLNTKGEEVYNMLCEEWKKIVTSMDGLIGYGGGDRNGNG
- a CDS encoding HAAS signaling domain-containing protein, whose product is MEMVERYIYAVTQRLPENQREDIAEELRGIIEDMLEAHFGSQNYTEEQVHHVLLELGNPNELAEQYRGSKRYLIGPDLFPSFIFILKIVSLAIMTAMSIVFVIETIIEPSAVIGNFISMVTSLISAAAQAFAWITIGFAIADYKGIVPDDLKKNTTREWTPTDLPEIPDRKKQIKRADAIIGIIFSVVAIVFVTFSNELIGVPIFRNDELMGIIPVLNVESFNSLLPFIYTIVAISIGKECLKLIYGKWTKQLALLTMIINVVTLILVALLFTDQVVWNPGFMSEFVELGGVSSQDELYALIKQVWEQATFWTVIGFVVVTIIDTVVAFYKAYRK
- a CDS encoding AraC family transcriptional regulator; amino-acid sequence: MAWVESMQKAIDYMEENLLDDISMERVAKEACTSVFHFQRMFTILTDMSVGEYVRRRRLTLAAHEISRADSKIIDIAYKYGYDTPESFSKAFRKQHGITPRETRTFTGKMQSYNRLIIQVNVKGAEPMQYEMVEKDAFQIVGTKRAVSCVGGQNHMEIPKMWDEVNAEGTDNELFQLNDGEVKGVLGVCIDKSYEKPNYIDYWIATAHEGDVPEGFVAREIPASKWAVFEVHGPMPDAMQKVWKQIISEWFPSSGYQYAGTPDLEVYLDEDPGSLDLYSEIWIPVK